In Pseudorasbora parva isolate DD20220531a chromosome 20, ASM2467924v1, whole genome shotgun sequence, a single window of DNA contains:
- the LOC137049272 gene encoding zinc finger protein 568-like, with protein MNIKMASIKEESEEVKTEETFGVKHEETEEQTDLMTLKEESEVLNEIEEKDQYKNHDSIIKDKTLCCSQAGKTRKRAKKKGTRSNFTCQHCENRFTLKKDFNRHIRIHTREKPCTCQHCGKSFTKKQHFVEHIKIHTGEKPFTCQQCGKGFTKKQHLEYHLSIHTGAKPFTCQKCGKSFNREGTLNRHMRVHTGEKPYTCQQCEKSFNRDESLKRHMRIHSGEKPYVCPQCGRSFNQKQHFVYHIRIHTVEKPFTCPQCGRTFNQHETFKDHMRLHSGEQVYACPQCGRTFNQKQHLEYHIRIHTGEKPFTCQQCGKSFNRKGNFNRHMRIHTGEKPYTCTHCGKSFDQHETFKDHMRIHTGEKPYTCPHCGKSFDQHETFKDHMRTHTGEKPYTCPHCGNSFIKKERFVEHMRIHTGEKPFTCQQCGKNFNRKGNLNRHVRAHTGEKLFICGVESIKGVIN; from the exons ATGAACATAAAGATGGCATctattaaagaggagagtgaagaggtGAAGACTGAAGAGACATTCGGAGtgaaacatgaagaaactgaggaacaaacag ATTTGATGACCCtgaaagaggagagtgaagtaCTAAATGAAATTGAAGAGAAAGATCAATATAAGAACCATGATTCTATAATAAAAGACAAAACTTTGTGTTGCTCACAGGCTGGAAAGACACGAAAAAGGGCTAAAAAGAAGGGAACTAGAAGTAATTTCACCTGCCAACATTGTGAAAACAGATTCACTCTAAAGAAAGACTTTAACAGGCACATAAGAATTCACACTAGAGAGAAGCCCTGTACCTGCCAAcactgtggaaagagtttcactaaAAAACAACACTTTGTAGAACACATAaagattcacactggagagaagccgttcacctGCCAACAATGTGGAAAAGGTTTTACTAAAAAACAACACTTAGAATACCACCTAAGTATTCACACAGGAGCGAAGCCATTCACCTGccaaaaatgtggaaaaagtttcaaCCGAGAAGGAACCCTTAACAggcacatgagagttcacactggagagaagccttacacctgccaacagtgtgaaAAGAGTTTCAATCGAGACGAAAGCCTTAAGaggcacatgagaattcactctggagagaagccttacgtGTGCCCTCAATGTGGAAGGAGTTTCAATCAAAAACAACACTTTGTATACCACATAAGGATTCACACGGTAGAGAAGCCGTTCAcctgccctcagtgtggaaGGACTTTCAATCAACATGAAACCTTTAAAGACCACATGAGACTTCACTCTGGGGAACAAGTCTACGcatgccctcagtgtggaagGACTTTCAATCAAAAACAACACCTTGAATACCACATaaggattcacactggagagaagccgtttaCCTGCCAACAATGCGGAAAAAGTTTCAACCGAAAAGGAAACTTTAACCGGCACATGAGAATTCatactggagagaaaccttacaCATGCACTCACTGTGGAAAGAGCTTTGATCAACATGAAACCTTTAAAGACCACATGAGAATTCatactggagagaaaccttacaCATGCCCTCACTGTGGAAAGAGCTTTGATCAGCATGAGACCTTTAAAGACCACATGAGgactcacactggagagaaaccttacaCATGCCCTCACTGTGGAAatagtttcattaaaaaagaacGTTTTGTAGAACACATgaggattcacactggagagaagcctttcacctgccaacaaTGTGGAAAAAATTTCAACCGAAAAGGAAACCTTAACAGGCACGTGAGAgctcacactggagagaagctgTTTATATGTGGTGTGGAAagtattaaaggggtgataaattga